The genomic region ggcaacctgcaggcagactAGACACGGCCGCCATTTTGCCACAGGTGCTCCATATTAAGGTTCAGCTGATTAAGGGGCCAGGCCGGGGGGGTGGGGACCTGTTCTCAAAGGGCACAATCAGGGACCGTTAGAATCAAGATTAAAACAGCAaattaaagcatttaaaaaggCGAATAACGAACAAACAGTGAGTAACATAAATCAGCACAACACAGCAAAAACCACTTAAAGGACAGCCTGAAACCACAAAACCACCAGGAGCAGAGCCTGAAACCACAAAACCACCAGTAGCACAGCCTGAAACCACAAAACCACCAAAAGCACAGCCTGAAACCACATGAAACCACCAGGAGCACAGCCTGAAACCACCAGGAGCAAAGCCTGAAACCACACAAAACCATCAGGAACACAGCCTGAAACCACAAAACCACCAGGAACACAGCCTGAAACCACAAAACCACCAGGAACACAGCCTGAAACCACAAAACCACCAGGAACACAGCCTGAAACCACAAAACCACCAGGAGCAAAGCCTGAAACCACACAAAACCATCAGGAACACAGCCTGAAACCACAAAACCACCAGGAACACAGCCTGAAACCACAAAACCACCAGGAACACAGCCTGAAACCACAAAACCACCAGGAGCAAAGCCTGAAACCACACAAAACCATCAGGAACACAGCCTGAAACCACAAAACCACCAGGAACACAGCCTGAAACCACAAAACCACCAGGAGCAAAGCCTGAAACCACAAAACCATCAGGAACACAGCCTGAAACCACAAAACCACCAGGAAcacagcctgagaccacacaaAACCATCAGGAACACAGCCTGAAACCACAAAACCATCAGGAACACAGCCTGAAACCACAAAACCATCAGGAACACAGCCTGAAACCACAAAACCACCAGGAGCAAAGCCTGAAACCACACAAAACCATCAGGAACACAGCCTGAAACCACAAAACCACCAGGAACACAGCCTGAAACCACAAAACCACCAGGAACACAGCCTGAAACCACAAAACCACCAGGAACACAGCCTGAAACCACAAAACCACCAGGAACACAGCCTGAAACCACAAAACCACCAGGAACACAGCCTGAAACCACAAAACCACCAGGAACACAGCCTGAAACCACAAAACCATCAGGAACACAGCCTGAAACCACCAGGAACACAGCCTGAAACCACCAGGAACACAGCCTGAGACCACAAAACCATCAGGAACACAGCCTGAAACCACAAAACCACCAGGAAcacagcctgagaccacacaaAACCATCAGGAACACAGCCTGAAACCACAAAACCACCAGGAGCACAGCCTGAAACCACCAGGAGCACAGCCTGAAACCACAAAACCATCAGGAACACAGCCTGAAACCACAAAACCACCAGGAAcacagcctgagaccacacaaAACCATCAGGAACACAGCCTGAAACCACAAAACCACCAGGAACACAGCCTGAAACCACCAGGAGCACAGCCTGAAACCACAAAACCACCAGGAGCACAGCCTGAAACCACAAAACCACCAGGAACACAGCCTGAAACCACAAAACCATCAGGAACACAGCCTGAAACTACAAAACCACCAGGAGCACAGCCTGAAACCACAAAACCACCAGGAGCACAGCCTGAAACCATAAAACCACCAGGAACACAGCCTGAAACCACAAAACCACCAGGAACACAGCCTGAAACCACAAAACCACCAGGAACACAGCCTGAAACCACAAAACCCTCAGGAAcacagcctgagaccacacaaAACCACCAGGAGCACAGCCTGAAACCACAAAACCATCAGGAACACAGCCTGAAACCACACAAAACCATCAGGAACACAGCCTGAAACCACACAAAACCACCAAACCACCAAAAAGCATCAAAGGCTGCCTCCTCGGGTTCTTTCAGGCCGTGCTCTCCACCACACGTCTGCTCTCCCCAGCAGCCCGTTGAAAGTGACGCATGTTCAGCACGCTGCTCTTATCGTGCTCTGATTACCTGCGCCAGGTGCGCCTAATTAGACTGATTACGTTTACGATACGAAGGAACCGGAAGCTGTCAACAGCTGACCCGGAAGCTGTCAACAGCTGACTTCTCGTTGACCTcccgttttttttaaatgtatcaacaAGACAATAAATGAAGAGatgtaatacaataaaataaaaatacaaacacatatttaaCCGTTAGATTGGTATTGAAcacttagatttatatttaacatttggatttatatttagcctttagatttatatttaccttttagatttgtatttaacattttgatttatattgaatatttagatttaccatTTAAGATACGTTAAGATGAgacgagatgagatgagataatataatttactcctttatttgacccacaacagggaaattcatggagttacagcagcaaacaaaaaggtgtacagtacaagaatttcaacaagaatatatatatataaaaaaaggtccatcagagacgacagcttggccataattctcctgtcagccaccacctccacagggtccaggactgagctggccttcaccagttagttcagtcttgctctcctgtatcctagatttgtatttaacatatAGATTCCTGCAACAATGTGTCCCTGCAGCCTGTTAACACATCCCTGGTGAGACTTTTatgatcatatttcactttacACAATTCATGTCCCAGCATTATTCTGCCGCACCTGAATGGGATGGTTGACATTCTGCTCTTCAACCCTCCTTATGTGGTCACCCCTTCAGAAGAGGTGGGACAGCTCACTACAGTATTTCATTTATAGTTGATTTGAGTGAAGGATTCATTCAGGACGAGAGGTCACAGACCAGTGAAAGATTATTCTACCGTATCACTATCGCTGAGAACAATCAAGGTGAGTTTAAAAACGTCTGTGAAATGATTAAAGTGTggttaacattttataacaacTTCATTTTTGTCATCAGAGGAGATCAACCGCTTACTGGACAAACATGGTTtgaagggagagtccttcatgTCAACAAGAGCTGGGAATGAGAGGCTGTCTGTGCTGCGCTTCCATGGGAGATGAACATGGAACTATCACTTCTTGACTTTTCACGGATCAGAGACAATGGGATGAACTGTATTTACACAATACTGTGTGCAAGAACTTTTCACTGCAGGGGAAACATTGAAATGACCAgtgtaaattatatttttctcattaaagtATGCAGAACAAACGTGTGGGAAATTAACATTTGTTAGCAATGTCAAATTATTTTGCAGaatctttctacaaaaagagAATCATAAATCAATGTTAGCATTCACCaagaaaacaatgacaaaagTTTCAGCCGTACACACATTTATTACATCATAGTTTTATTAACATACTCCACATGGAAAACATGACCTCTAATCACAAAGTTAAATCTAGTCTAAGTAACTTCTCTGAAGAATGGAATGTAAAGGTGTTCTTCTCTACACAGGAAAGAATCTGAAGGTCAGCAACTTGCTTTAAGCAAGTTACACCTTTCTTAAAAAAGGTTGTTGTAACTTTCTTTAAGCCCCTCGGTAGTTTAAAAGGTGTTAGCTCTCTTCAGCTTCATAAAAAAGCTCTAATTTATCCCAAAAACTGGACTGCATCAGTTTGATTTTCTTGTCTCGTCCAGAACGCAGACAACttcaatactaaaaaaaaaaagggagtgaAATAGGGGgaaggaaaaagggaaaaagggggaaaagggaaggagggaaaaagggaaaaggggaggaaaaagggaaagaaaaagggaaggaGGGAAATAGGGGGAAGGAAAtagggggagggagggaaaaaggaaaaaggagggagggacAAAGGAGGATCAAAGGTGGAAGAAAGGCGGAACAAAGACGGATCAAAGGGGGAAGAAAGGCGGATCAAAGGAGGAACAAAGGTGGAAGAAAGGAGGAACAAAGACAGCCCTACTTACCACTTCACTGGCTTCAAGTCTTTCCACCTAAAGCAAAGGACCAACAGGAAACACACTCGAAAtacaacacagagaaacaaaggCTCTATCACAATATTTCCACATTTCAGCAAGAGAGGGGGGAGTAAAGGGAGTGAGGAAGTAAAAGAAGGAAGTGAAGGGAGTGAAGGAAATGTAGGAagtgaggagaggaagtgaaggAAGTGAGGGGGGGAAGTAACAGAGGAATTGAAGGAAATACTTAACTTCAATTCATAAACCTGTGTCAGTCTCCAGTAGTTAGACTTTCAATGATCCTCCCAACATTCAAGCAGACCATGAGGGGTCAAACCACAACCAACTTGAAATCCAGCCTGGCCCACCTCCACACATGAATTCAAACTGAAATCCATTGCTTGTTCATAAATGTTCTGTACCAGTTAAAGAACTAgacccagactcttaacataTAGTGACTGTGTTGACTTTTATGGGTCTGTTGTTCTATAACTAGAGTACTTCAcatattcacaaacacacagaaatcaaATTCAAATAGCAGCGAAGGAAACACCATCTGAACCTTAAGCTAGCGCAAG from Notolabrus celidotus isolate fNotCel1 chromosome 24, fNotCel1.pri, whole genome shotgun sequence harbors:
- the n6amt1 gene encoding methyltransferase N6AMT1, translating into MCPCSLLTHPCIILPHLNGMVDILLFNPPYVVTPSEEVGHEGFIQDERSQTSERLFYRITIAENNQEEINRLLDKHGLKGESFMSTRAGNERLSVLRFHGR